The proteins below come from a single Comamonas antarctica genomic window:
- a CDS encoding efflux RND transporter permease subunit, which translates to MFKWLLVNSLANRLLVIIASMVLMFYGAWTLSRTPVDVFPDLNKPTVTVMTEAGGMAAEEVEQLITFPLETAMNGLPGVETVRSVSSAGLSFVYVTFDWSTEIFRARQMVSERLASMEEGVAPGVVPRMGPVSSIMGEIMQIAIPVDTAKVSQMAVREYADWVLRPRLMAVPGVAQVIPIGGEVRQFQVQPDTQRMAQLGISHEQLAAALKGYSANTSGGFLELNGREYLIRHLGRTSRLEDLQNLALTARNGQPIVLRQIAQVSFAAALKRGDAGFEGKPAVILGIQKQPTADTIALTRAIEQALAGMQASLPAGMDAPRVTFRQASFIEASIDNLKWKLIGASVFVAAILFFFLGTIRPTLIALTAIPVSIFLTALVFRYFGLSINTMTLGGLAIAIGGLVDDAVVDVENILRRLKEDRARPPDQRSPVLALVARASMEVRSAILYATVIIVLVFVPLFALPGIEGRLFIPLGIAFIVSTLASLMVSVTVTPVLSYYLLPRMKSLEHGDTRLLAWLKRHYAQGLQRVLNRPRATLAAAAVAVLLAVASVPFFPTTFLPPFNEGTLMIGIRLNPGVTLSESSALARQAELLVKNVPEVTHVGRRSGRAELDEHAEGVHVSELDVGLKPAGELTRPMAEIAADIRARLANLPAAVSIGQPISHRIDHMLSGVRSQIAIKIFGEDLDTLRGQADALRARLARIPGMADLEVEKQVLAPQITVRIDYAAAAQYGVPAPQVLATLQSLVEGERITQIVEGGRRFALVLKLPEDTRSAEGLRNLLIETPSGRVPLSKIASIEHGDGPNQISRDDGKRRIVLSANAQGRPLSDIVADMRQAIAEMPLPEGYFITLGGQFQAQEEAARLVGLLSLVSLTLMFIVLYSRYQSTRLSLLIMANIPLALVGAVLGLWLSGQPLSIAALVGFITLAGISVRNGILKVSHYINLMRFEGENFDHRMIVRGSLERLAPVLMTALVTAFALAPLLFEAEQPGTEVLHPVAVVIFCGLISATLLDTFVTPAMFWLFGRADAERLMDAKDAEAL; encoded by the coding sequence ATGTTCAAATGGCTTCTCGTCAACAGCCTGGCCAACCGGCTGCTGGTCATCATCGCCAGCATGGTGCTGATGTTCTATGGCGCGTGGACCTTGTCGCGCACGCCGGTCGATGTGTTTCCCGATCTCAACAAGCCCACCGTGACGGTGATGACCGAGGCCGGCGGCATGGCCGCCGAGGAGGTCGAGCAGCTGATCACCTTCCCGCTGGAAACCGCCATGAACGGCCTGCCCGGCGTCGAGACGGTGCGCTCGGTGTCGTCGGCTGGCCTGTCCTTCGTCTACGTCACCTTCGACTGGAGCACCGAGATCTTCCGCGCGCGGCAGATGGTCTCGGAGCGGCTCGCGTCGATGGAGGAGGGCGTCGCGCCCGGCGTCGTGCCGCGCATGGGACCGGTCAGCTCCATCATGGGCGAGATCATGCAGATCGCGATTCCCGTCGACACCGCCAAGGTCTCGCAGATGGCGGTGCGCGAATATGCCGACTGGGTGCTGCGTCCGCGCCTGATGGCCGTGCCCGGCGTGGCGCAGGTGATTCCGATCGGCGGCGAGGTGCGCCAGTTCCAGGTGCAGCCCGACACGCAGCGCATGGCGCAGCTGGGCATCTCGCACGAGCAGCTGGCGGCCGCGCTCAAAGGCTATTCGGCCAATACCTCGGGCGGGTTTCTCGAACTCAACGGGCGTGAATACCTGATCCGCCACCTGGGCCGGACTTCGCGCCTGGAGGACCTGCAAAACCTCGCGCTCACGGCCAGGAACGGCCAGCCCATCGTGCTGCGCCAGATAGCGCAGGTCAGCTTTGCCGCGGCGCTCAAGCGCGGCGATGCGGGCTTCGAGGGCAAGCCCGCGGTGATCCTGGGCATCCAGAAGCAGCCCACGGCCGACACCATTGCGCTGACGCGCGCCATCGAGCAGGCGCTGGCCGGCATGCAGGCCTCGCTGCCCGCGGGCATGGACGCGCCGCGCGTGACCTTCCGCCAGGCCAGCTTCATCGAGGCCTCGATCGACAACCTGAAGTGGAAGCTGATCGGCGCCTCGGTGTTTGTCGCCGCGATCCTGTTCTTCTTCCTGGGAACGATTCGGCCGACCCTCATTGCGCTGACGGCCATCCCGGTGTCGATCTTTCTCACGGCGCTGGTCTTCAGGTACTTCGGCCTGTCGATCAACACCATGACGCTGGGCGGCCTGGCCATCGCGATTGGCGGACTGGTGGACGATGCGGTGGTCGACGTGGAGAACATCCTGCGCCGCCTCAAGGAAGACCGCGCGCGGCCTCCCGACCAGCGCAGCCCGGTGCTGGCGCTGGTGGCGCGCGCCTCGATGGAAGTGCGCTCGGCGATTCTCTATGCGACGGTGATCATCGTGCTGGTGTTCGTGCCGCTGTTCGCGCTGCCGGGCATCGAGGGCCGGCTGTTCATTCCGCTGGGCATTGCCTTCATCGTCTCGACGCTGGCCAGCCTGATGGTGTCGGTGACGGTGACGCCGGTGCTGTCGTACTACCTGCTGCCGCGCATGAAGTCGCTCGAGCATGGCGACACGCGGCTGCTGGCCTGGCTCAAGCGCCACTATGCGCAGGGGCTGCAGCGGGTGCTGAACCGGCCCCGCGCCACGCTTGCGGCCGCCGCCGTGGCGGTGCTGCTGGCCGTGGCCTCGGTGCCGTTCTTCCCGACCACCTTCCTGCCGCCGTTCAACGAGGGCACGCTGATGATAGGCATCCGCCTCAACCCGGGCGTGACGCTGTCCGAAAGCTCGGCGCTCGCGCGCCAGGCCGAGCTGCTGGTCAAGAACGTGCCGGAAGTCACGCATGTGGGCCGGCGCAGCGGCCGCGCCGAGCTCGACGAGCATGCCGAAGGCGTGCATGTGAGCGAACTCGACGTGGGCCTCAAGCCCGCGGGTGAACTGACGCGCCCGATGGCCGAGATCGCGGCCGATATCCGCGCGCGGCTGGCGAACCTGCCGGCGGCGGTCTCCATCGGCCAGCCGATCTCGCACCGTATCGACCACATGCTGTCCGGCGTGCGCTCGCAGATCGCGATCAAGATCTTCGGCGAGGACCTGGACACGCTGCGCGGCCAGGCCGACGCGCTGCGCGCGCGCCTGGCGCGGATTCCCGGCATGGCCGATCTGGAGGTCGAAAAGCAGGTGCTTGCGCCGCAGATCACGGTGCGCATCGACTACGCCGCCGCGGCGCAGTACGGCGTGCCCGCGCCGCAGGTGCTGGCGACGCTGCAAAGCCTGGTCGAGGGCGAGCGCATCACGCAGATCGTCGAGGGCGGGCGCCGCTTTGCGCTGGTTTTGAAGCTGCCCGAGGACACGCGCTCGGCCGAGGGCCTGAGGAACCTGCTGATCGAGACCCCTTCGGGGCGCGTGCCGCTGTCGAAGATCGCCAGCATCGAGCACGGCGACGGGCCGAACCAGATCAGCCGCGACGATGGCAAGCGCCGCATCGTGCTCTCGGCCAACGCCCAGGGTCGGCCGCTGTCCGACATCGTCGCCGACATGCGCCAGGCGATTGCCGAGATGCCGCTGCCCGAGGGCTATTTCATCACGCTGGGCGGGCAGTTCCAGGCGCAGGAGGAGGCCGCGCGGCTGGTCGGCCTGCTGTCGCTGGTCTCGCTGACGCTGATGTTCATCGTGCTCTACAGCCGCTACCAGTCGACGCGGCTGTCGCTGCTGATCATGGCCAACATCCCGCTGGCGCTGGTCGGTGCGGTGCTGGGCCTGTGGCTGTCGGGCCAGCCGCTGTCGATCGCGGCGCTGGTCGGCTTCATCACGCTGGCCGGCATCTCGGTGCGCAACGGCATCCTGAAGGTCAGCCACTACATCAATCTGATGCGCTTCGAGGGCGAGAACTTCGACCACCGCATGATCGTGCGCGGCTCGCTGGAGCGCCTGGCGCCGGTGCTGATGACGGCGCTGGTCACGGCGTTCGCGCTCGCGCCGCTGCTGTTCGAAGCCGAGCAGCCCGGCACCGAGGTGCTGCACCCGGTGGCCGTGGTGATCTTCTGCGGCCTGATCAGCGCCACGCTGCTCGACACCTTTGTCACCCCCGCCATGTTCTGGCTCTTCGGCCGTGCCGACGCCGAGCGTCTCATGGACGCCAAGGACGCCGAAGCCCTGTGA
- a CDS encoding HlyD family efflux transporter periplasmic adaptor subunit, with protein MMRALPLALMLCLAAPAWADAGHEHGAEPAAGNTNGPARQPDGSVFLPKPAQRQLGLRTLVVQPAELPRAIELAGRVVMDPNAGGKVQPMSAGRIEAGPSGLPVVGQRVRKGQVLAHVVAATAAIERSSQAAQIAELRAARTLAEKRLARLRDLSDTVPRKEIEAVESELASLSARIAALSAAVGAREALVAPVSGVIAAAYAVAGQVVDARELVYEVVDPAQLNVEALAFDAALAADVASASLLVGEARVPLRFVGAARALREQALPMLFRAQGEALAALALGQPVKVFVQSRSTVTGMAVPAAALMRNPANQDIVWVKTAPERLEPRVVATVALDGARVAVVSGLQPGDRVATQGAALVNQIR; from the coding sequence ATGATGCGCGCGCTTCCCCTCGCACTGATGCTTTGCCTGGCCGCGCCCGCCTGGGCCGATGCGGGCCATGAGCATGGCGCTGAGCCTGCCGCGGGCAACACCAACGGTCCGGCGCGCCAGCCCGATGGCAGCGTGTTCCTGCCCAAACCCGCGCAGCGCCAACTGGGGCTGCGCACGCTGGTCGTGCAGCCGGCCGAATTGCCGCGGGCCATCGAGCTCGCGGGCCGCGTGGTGATGGACCCAAATGCGGGCGGCAAGGTGCAGCCCATGAGCGCCGGGCGCATCGAAGCCGGCCCGAGCGGCTTGCCAGTGGTCGGCCAGCGCGTGCGCAAGGGCCAGGTGCTGGCGCATGTCGTGGCGGCCACCGCGGCCATCGAGCGCTCCAGCCAGGCGGCGCAGATCGCCGAGCTGCGCGCTGCGCGGACGCTGGCCGAGAAGCGCCTGGCGCGGCTGCGCGATCTGAGCGATACCGTGCCGCGCAAGGAAATCGAGGCCGTGGAGTCGGAGTTGGCGAGCCTGTCGGCGCGCATCGCCGCCTTGTCCGCTGCCGTGGGCGCGCGCGAGGCGCTGGTGGCGCCGGTCTCGGGCGTGATTGCCGCGGCCTATGCCGTGGCCGGCCAGGTGGTCGATGCGCGCGAACTGGTCTACGAAGTCGTCGATCCGGCGCAACTCAATGTCGAGGCGCTGGCCTTCGATGCGGCGCTGGCGGCCGATGTGGCCAGCGCCAGCCTGCTGGTGGGCGAGGCGCGCGTGCCGCTGCGCTTTGTCGGCGCGGCGCGCGCGCTGCGCGAGCAGGCTCTGCCGATGCTGTTCCGCGCGCAGGGCGAGGCGCTGGCCGCGCTGGCGCTGGGCCAGCCGGTCAAGGTGTTCGTGCAGAGCCGGTCGACCGTGACCGGCATGGCCGTGCCGGCCGCCGCGCTGATGCGCAATCCCGCCAACCAGGACATCGTGTGGGTCAAGACCGCGCCTGAACGCCTCGAGCCGCGCGTGGTCGCCACGGTGGCGCTCGATGGCGCGCGCGTGGCCGTGGTCTCGGGCCTGCAGCCCGGCGACCGCGTGGCCACGCAGGGCGCGGCGCTGGTCAACCAGATCCGCTGA
- a CDS encoding TolC family protein, whose product MKRKRWVYPGILAAALLAALPGHAQTSVSLTPLRQGFETAWARQPEQRAAALRRDAAAAGLRAAQRWTPETAALDLAARTDRWHRNDGTREYEAAVSVPLWSPGERAKSQAVAQSLAQAADALLDAAQWRVAEEVRETYWAHQRARIEQEVAQQRRASAEGIARDVLRRVAAGDLARADAHQAQAALALADSMLAEAAVAEAQTAQAWAALTGQAPAGAAPAGETCLHEALPEPLPADAPPAAHPLLHDLQARVDVARRQQDLAGAQMRANPEVLLGTTRERDARGERYAQSINVGVRIPLGRSSASEARLANAGADLLEAQSQLALETERIGARIAAARRRVELLTQADSAARRRATLASESRGFFDKAFRLGESDLPTRLRVELEAFEAERQAARSRLEVGAAISQLRQALGLLPQ is encoded by the coding sequence ATGAAACGCAAGCGCTGGGTCTACCCCGGCATTTTGGCGGCCGCCTTGTTGGCGGCCCTGCCGGGCCATGCCCAAACCTCTGTCTCCCTGACGCCGCTGCGCCAGGGCTTTGAAACCGCCTGGGCTAGGCAACCGGAACAGCGTGCCGCCGCACTGCGCCGCGATGCCGCCGCCGCAGGTCTGCGGGCCGCGCAGCGCTGGACGCCCGAGACTGCGGCACTCGATCTCGCAGCGCGCACCGACCGCTGGCACCGCAACGACGGCACGCGCGAGTACGAAGCCGCCGTGTCCGTGCCGCTGTGGTCGCCAGGCGAGCGCGCGAAGTCGCAGGCCGTGGCGCAGTCGCTGGCGCAAGCCGCGGATGCGCTGCTCGACGCCGCGCAGTGGCGCGTGGCCGAAGAAGTGCGTGAAACCTACTGGGCGCATCAGCGCGCGCGCATCGAGCAGGAGGTCGCGCAGCAAAGGCGCGCCAGCGCCGAAGGCATTGCTCGGGACGTGCTGCGCCGCGTGGCCGCGGGCGATCTGGCGCGCGCCGATGCGCACCAGGCGCAGGCCGCGCTGGCGCTGGCCGACAGCATGCTGGCCGAAGCCGCCGTGGCCGAGGCGCAGACCGCGCAGGCATGGGCCGCGCTGACGGGGCAGGCGCCCGCCGGCGCGGCGCCCGCCGGCGAGACCTGCTTGCACGAGGCCCTGCCGGAACCGCTACCCGCAGATGCGCCGCCTGCCGCCCATCCCCTGCTGCATGACTTGCAGGCCAGGGTCGATGTGGCGCGGCGCCAGCAGGACCTGGCCGGCGCGCAGATGCGCGCCAATCCCGAGGTGTTGCTGGGCACGACGCGCGAGCGCGATGCACGCGGCGAGCGCTATGCGCAGAGCATCAACGTGGGCGTGCGTATTCCGCTGGGACGCTCGAGCGCCAGCGAGGCGCGCCTGGCCAATGCCGGCGCCGACCTGCTGGAGGCGCAAAGCCAGCTCGCGCTGGAGACCGAACGCATCGGCGCCCGGATTGCGGCCGCGCGCCGGCGCGTGGAGCTGCTGACGCAGGCCGACAGCGCGGCGCGCCGGCGCGCCACGTTGGCCAGCGAATCGCGCGGCTTCTTCGACAAGGCCTTCCGCCTGGGCGAAAGCGATCTGCCCACGCGCCTGCGCGTCGAGCTCGAAGCCTTCGAGGCCGAACGCCAGGCCGCCCGCAGCCGGCTTGAAGTCGGCGCCGCCATTTCTCAACTTCGTCAGGCACTCGGGCTGCTGCCCCAGTGA
- a CDS encoding thiamine pyrophosphate-dependent dehydrogenase E1 component subunit alpha → MTDLLSLYRTMVRIRAFEDAAERASQGGVQIWGQSAAADAEPALVKGPLHLSTGQEAVAAGVCAHLHARDLLTSTHRGHGHTLAKGADSTRMMCELFGRAHGYNKGKGGSMHIADFSVGMLGANGVVTAGLPIAVGAAHALKLRGEEAIAVCFFGDGAINRGPFLEALNWAQIYRLPVLFVCEDNQISATTRSAPMTAGTQAASARAEALGIAATQVDGNDVLAVSEAAAQLVAGIRAGSGPRLLHALTYRHKGHVSVDPAHYRDPAEVAAALLTDPVTRARELLAARGQADAAADVLAQAQAEIAAAVAFAKAAPFPEAHEAFEDIATTGEGAWA, encoded by the coding sequence ATGACCGACCTGCTATCCCTCTACCGGACCATGGTCCGGATCCGTGCCTTTGAAGATGCGGCCGAGCGCGCCAGCCAGGGCGGCGTGCAGATCTGGGGCCAGAGCGCCGCGGCCGATGCCGAGCCGGCGCTGGTCAAGGGGCCGCTGCACCTGTCCACGGGCCAGGAGGCCGTGGCCGCGGGCGTCTGCGCCCATCTGCACGCGCGTGACCTGCTGACGTCCACCCACCGCGGCCACGGCCATACGCTGGCCAAGGGCGCCGACAGCACGCGCATGATGTGCGAGCTGTTCGGCCGCGCGCACGGCTACAACAAGGGCAAGGGCGGCTCGATGCACATTGCCGATTTCTCGGTCGGCATGCTGGGCGCCAACGGCGTCGTCACCGCCGGACTGCCGATTGCCGTGGGCGCGGCGCATGCGCTCAAGCTGCGCGGCGAAGAGGCGATCGCGGTGTGCTTCTTCGGCGACGGCGCGATCAACCGCGGGCCGTTTCTCGAGGCGCTGAACTGGGCGCAGATCTACCGGCTGCCGGTGCTGTTCGTCTGCGAGGACAACCAGATCTCCGCGACCACGCGCTCGGCCCCCATGACCGCGGGCACGCAGGCCGCGAGCGCGCGCGCCGAGGCGCTGGGCATTGCCGCGACGCAGGTCGATGGCAACGATGTGCTGGCCGTGAGCGAGGCCGCGGCGCAGCTCGTCGCGGGTATCCGCGCGGGCAGCGGGCCGCGCCTGCTGCATGCGCTGACCTATCGCCACAAGGGCCATGTATCGGTCGATCCGGCGCATTACCGCGACCCGGCCGAGGTCGCGGCCGCGCTGCTGACCGACCCGGTCACGCGCGCGCGCGAACTGCTCGCGGCGCGCGGCCAGGCCGATGCCGCGGCCGATGTGTTGGCGCAGGCCCAGGCCGAGATCGCGGCCGCCGTGGCCTTTGCCAAGGCCGCGCCGTTTCCCGAAGCCCATGAGGCCTTCGAAGACATCGCCACCACCGGCGAAGGAGCCTGGGCATGA
- a CDS encoding alpha-ketoacid dehydrogenase subunit beta, whose protein sequence is MSSAVVNPPAVADATPDTSALTLSYAQAAALALSEAMQADRHVVALGEDLGRGGVFGQYRGADGRALVERFGPERIIDTPISESTIMGAGVGLALAGMRPVVELRVADFALCAIDELVNQAAKNRFMFGGQGRVPLVARLPIGIWTASAAQHSQSFEAWFAHVPGLTVVAPATPADSYGLLHAALASGDPVVFMEHKELWSMQGPVTPGVHQPLGKARQLRSGNDITLVSWSRQVHAVTEAADALAAQGVGADVIDLRSIWPWDRAAVLESAGRTGRLLVVHESIQAAGFGGEIAATVAEHTAARVARLGAPRIPVGYAPTLESVARIGAAQVVAAALKLLQR, encoded by the coding sequence ATGAGCAGCGCCGTCGTGAATCCACCCGCCGTGGCCGATGCCACGCCCGATACCAGCGCGCTGACGCTGAGCTATGCCCAGGCCGCGGCGCTGGCGCTGTCCGAGGCCATGCAGGCCGACCGGCATGTGGTGGCGCTGGGCGAGGACCTGGGCCGCGGCGGCGTGTTCGGCCAGTACCGCGGCGCCGACGGCCGGGCGCTGGTCGAACGCTTCGGGCCCGAGCGCATCATCGACACGCCGATCTCCGAGTCGACCATCATGGGCGCGGGCGTGGGCCTGGCGCTGGCGGGCATGCGCCCCGTGGTCGAATTGCGCGTGGCCGACTTCGCGCTGTGCGCCATCGACGAACTCGTCAACCAGGCCGCGAAGAACCGCTTCATGTTTGGCGGCCAGGGCCGCGTGCCGCTGGTGGCGCGGCTGCCGATCGGCATCTGGACGGCCTCGGCGGCGCAGCATTCCCAATCCTTCGAGGCCTGGTTCGCGCACGTGCCCGGCCTCACGGTGGTGGCGCCCGCGACGCCGGCCGACAGCTACGGGCTGCTGCACGCGGCGCTGGCCTCGGGCGATCCGGTGGTCTTCATGGAGCACAAGGAGCTGTGGTCGATGCAGGGTCCGGTCACGCCCGGCGTGCACCAGCCGCTGGGCAAGGCGCGCCAGCTGCGTTCCGGCAACGACATCACGCTGGTGTCGTGGTCGCGCCAGGTGCATGCGGTCACGGAAGCGGCCGATGCACTGGCGGCCCAGGGCGTGGGCGCCGACGTCATCGACCTGCGCAGCATCTGGCCCTGGGACCGCGCGGCGGTGCTGGAGTCGGCCGGGCGCACCGGCCGGCTGCTGGTGGTGCACGAGTCCATCCAGGCCGCGGGCTTTGGCGGCGAGATCGCGGCCACCGTGGCCGAGCACACGGCGGCACGCGTGGCGCGGCTGGGCGCGCCGCGCATTCCCGTGGGCTACGCGCCGACGCTCGAGAGCGTCGCGCGCATCGGCGCCGCGCAGGTGGTGGCCGCGGCGCTGAAGCTGCTGCAGCGCTGA
- a CDS encoding dihydrofolate reductase produces the protein MSVQLIYARAANGTIGLDNAMPWHLPEDLAHFKQLTGGSAVVMGRKTWDSLPERFRPLPGRSNIVVTRQSDWQAPGALRAGSLDEALALAAQHSADVWVMGGAQIYAQALPLADAVEVTEIAQDFAGDAFAPELGDEWVPATRSEGESRTGLRYAFVRYVRRPQAPTTL, from the coding sequence ATGTCCGTTCAACTCATCTACGCCCGCGCCGCCAACGGCACCATCGGCCTCGACAATGCCATGCCCTGGCACCTGCCCGAAGACCTCGCGCATTTCAAGCAGCTCACGGGCGGCAGCGCCGTCGTCATGGGCCGCAAGACCTGGGACTCGCTGCCCGAGCGCTTTCGCCCGCTGCCCGGGCGCAGCAACATCGTCGTCACGCGCCAGAGCGACTGGCAGGCGCCGGGCGCGCTGCGCGCGGGCAGCCTCGATGAAGCGCTGGCACTGGCCGCGCAGCACAGCGCCGATGTCTGGGTGATGGGCGGCGCGCAGATCTACGCCCAGGCCCTGCCGCTGGCCGATGCCGTCGAAGTCACCGAGATCGCGCAGGACTTCGCAGGCGATGCCTTCGCGCCCGAGCTGGGCGACGAGTGGGTGCCCGCCACGCGCAGCGAAGGCGAGAGCCGCACCGGCCTGCGCTATGCCTTCGTGCGCTATGTCCGCCGTCCGCAGGCGCCGACCACCCTGTAA
- a CDS encoding metallophosphoesterase: MSLIQPLPPGPLDIVGDVHGEYDALLSLLSHLGYDAEGRHPAQRRLVFVGDFVDRGPDSPAVLALARRLLGSGRALAVAGNHEINLLREDAKDGSGWYFDSRTVSDEPKYAPFAQPESAAERQAIADFTAGLPVALERSDLRIVHAAWVEPQITAARAMPLGSLRAQYDHWEAVAESQARASQLKERREAEARAWPHSLEDARERPPFLPAHSESELNKAVFNPLKVLTTGLERRCTEPFYAGGKWRFVERMAWWNDYRDAQAVVIGHYWRRLHPPRVPVHGKQEENLFGQTAPLAWHGPRGNVFCVDYSVGGRWVARRAGEPRDERFNLAALRWPERTLMFEDGREMPTQDWGG; the protein is encoded by the coding sequence ATGAGCCTGATCCAACCGCTGCCTCCCGGCCCCCTGGACATCGTTGGCGATGTCCATGGGGAATACGACGCCCTGCTGTCGCTGCTGTCGCATCTGGGCTACGACGCCGAGGGCCGGCATCCCGCGCAGCGCCGGCTGGTGTTCGTTGGCGATTTCGTGGACCGCGGCCCCGACAGTCCCGCCGTGCTGGCCCTGGCGCGCCGGCTGCTGGGCAGCGGGCGCGCGCTGGCGGTGGCCGGCAACCACGAGATCAATCTGCTGCGCGAGGACGCCAAGGACGGGTCTGGCTGGTACTTCGATAGCCGCACGGTGTCCGACGAACCCAAGTACGCGCCGTTCGCGCAGCCCGAAAGCGCGGCCGAGCGCCAGGCCATTGCCGATTTCACGGCCGGCTTGCCGGTGGCGCTGGAGCGCTCCGACCTGCGCATCGTGCATGCCGCCTGGGTCGAGCCACAGATCACGGCCGCGCGCGCGATGCCGCTGGGCAGCCTGCGCGCGCAATACGACCACTGGGAGGCGGTTGCCGAAAGCCAGGCCCGGGCCAGCCAGCTCAAGGAACGCCGCGAAGCCGAGGCGCGCGCCTGGCCGCACAGCCTCGAAGATGCGCGCGAGCGCCCGCCCTTCCTGCCCGCGCATTCCGAAAGCGAGCTCAACAAGGCGGTGTTCAATCCGCTCAAGGTGCTGACCACGGGCCTGGAGCGGCGCTGCACAGAGCCGTTCTATGCGGGCGGCAAATGGCGCTTTGTCGAGCGCATGGCCTGGTGGAACGACTACCGCGATGCGCAGGCCGTGGTGATCGGCCATTACTGGCGCCGGCTGCACCCGCCGCGCGTGCCGGTGCATGGCAAGCAGGAGGAAAACCTGTTTGGCCAGACCGCGCCGCTGGCCTGGCACGGTCCGCGCGGCAATGTGTTCTGCGTCGACTATTCGGTCGGCGGGCGCTGGGTCGCACGGCGCGCGGGCGAACCCCGTGACGAGCGTTTCAACCTGGCCGCGCTGCGCTGGCCCGAACGCACGCTGATGTTCGAAGACGGCCGCGAGATGCCCACGCAGGACTGGGGCGGATAG
- a CDS encoding tetratricopeptide repeat protein produces MTQREELEKLLAAGRDSALLRFGLGNACLQEGDAAAAAEHLAQATRQQASYSAAWKLLGKALLQLDRVDAAQAAWTTGLAVAEQQGDQQSAKEMAVFLRRLQRPSAE; encoded by the coding sequence ATGACACAGCGTGAAGAATTGGAAAAGCTGCTGGCCGCGGGCCGCGACAGCGCGCTGCTGCGCTTCGGGCTGGGCAATGCCTGCCTGCAAGAGGGCGATGCGGCCGCGGCCGCCGAACACCTCGCGCAGGCGACGCGCCAGCAAGCCAGTTATTCGGCGGCGTGGAAGTTGCTCGGCAAGGCCTTGCTCCAACTCGACCGCGTCGATGCAGCGCAGGCCGCGTGGACCACGGGCCTGGCCGTTGCCGAGCAGCAGGGCGACCAGCAATCGGCCAAGGAAATGGCGGTGTTCCTGCGCCGCCTGCAGCGCCCGTCGGCGGAATGA